The following coding sequences are from one Candidatus Hydrogenedens sp. window:
- a CDS encoding Gfo/Idh/MocA family oxidoreductase — translation MQPLSRRSFLKSTAVLVAGTMAAGKVFGANDRIGICTIGFNGQGGSHIKDILGKTNEAEIVALCDVDKRVLERIVSAVGSKQGKAPKAYEDFREAVQDPNVHAITIATPNHTHTLITVVACKAGKDVYVEKPLSHNIWEGTQLVEAAKKYNRIVQHGTQSRSDNTLIRDMGLIHKGFIGKIMHSRGYVYKNGNRFAIGHGEPGTPPDYLNWTLWQGTSPDHPFMKNKDRKDKPGLYVHYDWHWFWEYGNGEIGNQGVHEMDIACWGHNRGLPIKVYSTGGRYGWDDDGQTPNTQATSFTYEDGSMVTFEVRNLGSFQEADGGDCGNSFFGTDGYYVRRKGFFDYKNKPIPVNDPLPEDLDKWDRFFRAIRSRKEEDLPVTPYDAHISCVHCHLGNIAYRVGRSLEFDPKTLSFKDEEANKLVKREKYREGFEPTA, via the coding sequence ATGCAACCTTTATCAAGAAGAAGTTTTTTAAAAAGCACGGCTGTATTAGTCGCCGGAACAATGGCTGCGGGTAAAGTTTTTGGTGCTAATGACCGTATTGGAATTTGCACCATAGGATTTAATGGACAAGGAGGAAGTCATATTAAAGACATTTTAGGAAAAACCAATGAAGCGGAAATCGTTGCTCTATGCGATGTAGACAAACGAGTTCTGGAACGTATAGTCTCAGCAGTAGGCTCGAAACAGGGAAAAGCCCCAAAGGCTTATGAAGATTTTCGTGAAGCTGTGCAAGACCCCAATGTGCACGCTATTACTATTGCAACGCCGAATCACACTCATACCCTGATAACCGTAGTCGCATGCAAAGCAGGTAAAGATGTATATGTAGAAAAACCGTTATCCCATAACATCTGGGAAGGCACCCAATTGGTAGAAGCAGCAAAAAAATATAACCGTATTGTCCAACACGGAACACAAAGTCGCTCCGATAATACTTTAATTCGCGATATGGGATTAATCCATAAAGGTTTTATTGGTAAAATTATGCATTCCCGAGGTTATGTATATAAAAACGGAAATCGTTTTGCCATAGGTCATGGTGAACCAGGAACACCGCCCGATTATTTAAATTGGACATTATGGCAGGGAACATCACCCGACCATCCCTTTATGAAAAATAAAGACCGCAAAGATAAACCCGGTTTATATGTGCATTATGATTGGCACTGGTTCTGGGAATATGGAAACGGAGAAATTGGTAATCAAGGTGTACATGAAATGGATATAGCCTGCTGGGGTCATAATCGTGGATTGCCTATCAAGGTATATAGCACCGGTGGAAGATATGGTTGGGATGATGATGGACAAACACCGAACACTCAGGCAACATCATTCACTTATGAAGACGGTTCTATGGTTACATTTGAAGTTCGCAATTTAGGCTCCTTCCAGGAAGCCGATGGCGGCGATTGTGGCAATAGTTTCTTCGGGACAGATGGTTACTATGTCCGTAGAAAAGGTTTCTTTGACTATAAAAATAAACCCATTCCTGTAAACGACCCATTACCTGAAGATTTAGATAAATGGGACCGTTTCTTCCGTGCCATTCGCTCTCGTAAGGAAGAAGATTTACCGGTTACTCCGTATGATGCTCATATATCATGCGTGCATTGTCATTTAGGTAACATTGCATATCGCGTGGGACGCTCATTAGAATTTGACCCGAAAACACTGTCTTTCAAAGATGAAGAGGCGAATAAATTGGTTAAACGCGAAAAATACAGAGAAGGCTTTGAACCTACTGCATAA
- a CDS encoding type I 3-dehydroquinate dehydratase translates to MSHPLLSNLAKKYSIPRLVACSSLGFSEKDKRLAEKQNVFAYELRLDLLYEKYKEEMEPIVNKNIHILRNEHLIFTVRSIKEGGKFQGKVKEKEDLYQKYLPYTFALDIEIRELPKMKNFIQEAKSKDKIIIGSYHNFSTVPSLKFLKDLVQKGKKLGADIVKIAVYADDPLQLVPMMELQKGEKSVALSLMTMGNTALLSRTIFAIYGSIWTYASLGKPTAPNQPTCKKIIECAKTYFASKLDT, encoded by the coding sequence ATGTCACATCCCCTATTATCGAATTTAGCAAAAAAATATTCCATTCCCCGTTTGGTTGCCTGTTCATCTCTTGGTTTTTCAGAAAAAGATAAAAGATTGGCAGAAAAACAAAATGTATTTGCCTATGAATTAAGGCTAGACTTGTTATACGAAAAATATAAAGAAGAAATGGAACCCATTGTAAATAAAAATATACATATCCTTAGAAATGAACATCTTATTTTTACAGTCCGTTCTATAAAGGAAGGGGGAAAATTTCAGGGGAAAGTAAAAGAGAAAGAGGACTTATATCAAAAGTATTTACCTTATACCTTTGCTCTGGACATAGAAATTCGAGAATTACCGAAAATGAAAAATTTTATTCAAGAAGCAAAATCTAAGGATAAAATCATTATTGGTTCCTATCATAATTTTTCAACAGTTCCTTCATTAAAATTCCTGAAAGATTTGGTGCAGAAAGGCAAAAAATTGGGGGCGGATATTGTAAAAATAGCGGTTTATGCAGATGACCCTCTTCAATTAGTTCCTATGATGGAACTCCAAAAGGGAGAGAAATCCGTTGCTTTATCTTTGATGACGATGGGAAACACGGCATTACTCTCAAGGACAATATTTGCTATATATGGCTCAATATGGACATACGCATCTCTCGGAAAACCTACCGCACCTAATCAGCCGACATGCAAAAAAATTATAGAATGTGCCAAAACATATTTTGCTTCAAAGTTAGATACATAG
- a CDS encoding M28 family peptidase: protein MIQNLSKVGVKPFTITGILILFIWGVFSIYDCWSPPVVPADAPLDKFSAERAIKLLEYPTTMIHPFGSQEDAKVREYLVQKLRLLGVEPEVYTGYVEHTSKHGHNSMERVDSIMVVLPGYAPTRSILLMGHYDSTPYGVGCADDGSAVATMYETLRALLHSAPLKNDVIFLFTDGEEAGLLGPRAFLKHPLFETVGLCLNFEARGHYGPSMMFQMSNNNSWLIKEFAKVVPYPRASSMMFEVAGKMPTSTDYYVLKPKGVPGFDFAFVGGIRYYHTPNDNISHISLRSLQHHGEYALPLVKHFGNLDLSHLKIGYSLEEPINNSIYFPLPGNRLITYSEKWVLPLLSLAIILYIIMLFSMHLFWGIRIRDVVLNFIRNVVHTLLIFGLLSGLVGLTFLIYKHYIVYYELTYFVVGLLTTLGLFLIFLPIIFARFDPHVFFASALLPWLGLAIYSSIATPTASYISVWTLLIGSICGIISCFPYIPQKWQRSFIWLSFWTLIPTLVTVYFVTPFLVLGVQTLTPIFIPILMIFLILILYQPVGIVQNLVQDKKTCYRWGMILLIAGLLVYAYPMLFFKFTKETPKVNHLCYGLDWDAGKAWWMTRDSELDEWTEPFFKKNVVFQKPEPFTDDNIVVRFGEAPVASYPQPLLSVLEDKTDGDIRYLKVSVVSLRKSAEMNLILKGKMEILSAKVNGKEFENSEGKIIQDWHFNYRGFPGENGLTLEWRLKHKQPLSLEVIEKSYVIPPIAGIDMPPRPNYMIAQPNTVEWWKPFRSNAIYTRKTFLLN, encoded by the coding sequence ATGATACAAAATTTATCTAAAGTTGGTGTTAAACCTTTTACAATTACGGGAATACTTATTCTTTTTATCTGGGGAGTTTTTTCTATTTACGATTGTTGGTCTCCGCCTGTAGTTCCTGCTGACGCTCCATTAGATAAATTTTCGGCGGAACGTGCCATAAAACTTCTGGAATATCCGACGACGATGATACATCCATTTGGTTCTCAGGAAGATGCAAAAGTGCGTGAATATCTCGTTCAGAAACTTCGGTTGTTAGGTGTTGAACCCGAGGTATACACAGGATATGTAGAACATACATCAAAACATGGCCACAATAGTATGGAACGGGTAGATAGCATTATGGTGGTCTTGCCGGGCTATGCACCAACACGGTCTATTTTGCTGATGGGACACTACGATTCCACGCCTTACGGAGTTGGTTGTGCCGATGATGGTTCAGCGGTTGCGACAATGTATGAAACACTGCGAGCATTATTACATAGTGCACCATTAAAAAACGATGTCATTTTCCTTTTTACAGATGGAGAAGAAGCCGGGCTATTAGGTCCTCGTGCATTTTTGAAGCATCCTCTTTTTGAAACGGTTGGTTTATGTCTGAATTTCGAAGCACGCGGACACTATGGTCCCTCTATGATGTTTCAAATGAGCAATAACAATTCCTGGCTTATAAAAGAGTTTGCCAAGGTGGTTCCCTATCCTCGTGCCAGTTCCATGATGTTTGAAGTAGCAGGAAAAATGCCGACAAGTACAGATTATTATGTGCTCAAACCTAAAGGCGTTCCCGGCTTTGATTTTGCGTTTGTCGGGGGTATTCGTTATTACCACACCCCGAACGATAATATTAGCCACATTTCCCTTCGTTCCTTACAGCATCACGGGGAATACGCTTTACCTTTAGTAAAACATTTCGGTAATCTTGATTTATCCCATTTGAAAATTGGTTATTCCCTTGAAGAGCCTATTAATAACAGCATCTATTTCCCATTACCGGGCAACCGATTAATAACTTACTCGGAAAAATGGGTATTGCCTCTGCTATCTTTAGCGATTATTCTTTACATTATTATGCTCTTCTCAATGCATCTGTTTTGGGGAATTCGGATTCGAGATGTTGTCTTAAATTTCATACGAAATGTAGTGCATACATTGCTGATATTCGGTTTACTGAGCGGTTTAGTAGGGTTAACTTTTCTTATATATAAGCATTACATTGTCTATTATGAACTTACTTATTTTGTTGTGGGTCTGTTAACCACATTGGGATTGTTTCTCATCTTTTTACCCATTATTTTTGCTCGATTTGACCCACATGTATTTTTCGCATCCGCTTTGTTACCATGGCTCGGTTTAGCAATATATTCCAGTATAGCAACACCTACGGCAAGTTATATATCTGTATGGACACTACTTATAGGAAGTATTTGTGGAATTATCTCTTGTTTCCCTTATATCCCACAAAAATGGCAACGAAGTTTTATCTGGCTATCTTTCTGGACTTTAATCCCAACACTTGTAACTGTTTATTTTGTCACTCCATTCCTTGTTCTGGGTGTTCAAACCCTTACTCCTATATTCATTCCTATATTGATGATATTCCTCATTCTTATCCTTTACCAACCCGTAGGGATTGTGCAAAATCTTGTTCAGGATAAGAAAACTTGTTATCGTTGGGGAATGATTTTATTAATTGCAGGACTTCTGGTTTATGCATATCCTATGTTGTTTTTCAAGTTTACAAAGGAAACACCTAAGGTTAATCATTTGTGCTACGGGTTAGACTGGGACGCAGGGAAGGCATGGTGGATGACACGCGATTCCGAATTAGATGAATGGACAGAACCATTTTTCAAGAAAAATGTGGTATTCCAAAAACCAGAACCGTTTACTGATGATAATATTGTTGTTCGCTTTGGAGAAGCACCTGTTGCAAGTTATCCACAGCCTCTTTTATCGGTGTTGGAAGATAAAACAGATGGAGATATTCGATACCTTAAAGTTTCTGTAGTCTCATTAAGAAAATCAGCAGAGATGAATCTTATATTGAAGGGAAAGATGGAAATTTTATCAGCAAAAGTAAATGGAAAAGAGTTTGAAAATTCAGAAGGGAAAATTATTCAAGATTGGCATTTTAATTATCGTGGTTTCCCGGGAGAAAATGGACTTACTTTAGAGTGGAGGTTAAAACATAAACAGCCGTTGTCTCTTGAGGTTATCGAAAAGAGTTATGTAATACCCCCTATCGCAGGGATAGATATGCCGCCACGACCTAATTATATGATTGCTCAACCCAACACCGTTGAATGGTGGAAGCCTTTCCGAAGCAACGCTATTTATACTCGGAAAACCTTTCTATTAAACTAA
- a CDS encoding neutral/alkaline non-lysosomal ceramidase N-terminal domain-containing protein translates to MNRRRFLQIQTAGILSFFSGVWMKKVSADTYLRIAPFKCDATPPLGTPWYPSYKPLDTIEHPLFAKGVIIESEKQRYVLCTIDWCEIANRSYYRLCELIANAVKTEPHAVFVHTVHQHTAPMCDEDAFDIIATIPNPPPYPKNEVFEEIFRGIAQTVEKATSQLIPCNSIEIGKAKIEKVASNRRIFMPDGKVATRSSSCKDPKLIEAEEGLIDPYLRTLSFTSKDGKPIARLHYYATHPQSFYWDPRASYDFPGMAREEMEKQEGIPHIYFTGCGGDIACGKYNDGSPEARQQLYQRMLEGMQKSVQSLQKDIITEPQLKVTLVSLKPSDENHHSREYLKELMNDTKQEPHV, encoded by the coding sequence ATGAATCGTCGCCGATTTTTACAAATACAAACTGCAGGAATATTATCTTTCTTCTCGGGAGTATGGATGAAAAAAGTATCGGCAGATACTTACTTACGGATTGCCCCGTTCAAGTGTGATGCTACCCCGCCGTTAGGAACACCCTGGTATCCCAGTTATAAACCTCTGGATACGATTGAACATCCTCTGTTTGCAAAAGGAGTGATTATCGAATCAGAAAAACAGAGATATGTATTGTGTACGATTGATTGGTGTGAAATTGCAAACCGTTCCTATTATCGTTTGTGTGAATTAATCGCAAATGCTGTTAAAACAGAACCTCATGCTGTATTTGTTCACACGGTTCACCAGCATACGGCTCCGATGTGTGATGAAGACGCCTTTGATATTATCGCCACAATACCCAATCCACCTCCCTACCCTAAAAACGAAGTTTTTGAAGAAATTTTCAGAGGGATTGCACAAACCGTTGAAAAGGCTACATCTCAACTGATTCCTTGCAATTCAATAGAGATTGGTAAAGCAAAAATAGAAAAAGTAGCCTCAAATCGCCGTATTTTTATGCCCGATGGGAAAGTAGCAACTCGTTCGAGTTCTTGTAAAGACCCAAAATTGATTGAAGCCGAAGAAGGGTTGATAGACCCCTATTTACGGACTTTAAGTTTTACTTCAAAGGATGGAAAGCCTATTGCACGATTGCATTACTATGCTACACATCCCCAAAGTTTCTATTGGGACCCACGAGCCAGTTATGATTTCCCCGGTATGGCACGGGAAGAAATGGAAAAACAAGAAGGAATTCCTCACATTTATTTCACAGGTTGTGGTGGAGATATTGCCTGCGGTAAATATAATGACGGTTCCCCAGAAGCACGCCAACAATTATATCAACGAATGTTAGAAGGCATGCAAAAATCTGTTCAGTCTTTACAAAAAGATATTATTACTGAACCACAACTTAAAGTAACCTTAGTTTCTCTTAAACCTTCTGATGAAAATCATCATAGTAGAGAATATCTGAAAGAACTTATGAACGATACGAAGCAAGAACCTCATGTTTGA
- the thiD gene encoding bifunctional hydroxymethylpyrimidine kinase/phosphomethylpyrimidine kinase: protein MVETKKLPRVLTIAGSDSGGGAGIQADIKTMCALNCYGMSAITAITAQNTTGVYAVHPIPAEIVGKQIEVVLSDIGADAIKTGMLWGTEIITVVHQILEKYTQPYLVIDPVLVAKSGDLLLQREAISALLELLIPRAWLVTPNLPELKELTGIEPENKYAITKAANILLGKGTKYVLVKGGHGQGKQVHDYLFSYQNEEMCFMSTRIHSPNTHGTGCTLSSAIACFLAHGLETKIAVEKAIEFVHKAIETAPDLGKGHGPLNHLWKNEVI from the coding sequence ATGGTTGAGACAAAAAAATTACCCCGAGTATTGACAATTGCTGGAAGTGATTCGGGAGGAGGAGCAGGAATTCAAGCAGATATAAAAACAATGTGTGCATTAAATTGCTATGGGATGAGTGCTATCACAGCTATCACAGCCCAGAACACTACGGGGGTTTATGCAGTCCATCCCATACCCGCAGAAATTGTAGGGAAACAAATTGAGGTGGTGTTATCCGATATAGGTGCAGATGCTATCAAAACGGGAATGCTCTGGGGAACAGAAATAATCACCGTAGTTCATCAAATATTGGAAAAATACACTCAACCATATCTTGTTATTGACCCAGTCCTTGTCGCAAAAAGTGGAGACCTTTTACTCCAGAGGGAAGCCATCTCTGCCCTATTGGAATTACTTATCCCGCGTGCATGGTTAGTCACTCCGAATTTACCAGAATTAAAAGAACTTACAGGCATTGAGCCTGAAAATAAGTATGCGATTACAAAAGCAGCCAATATTCTTCTGGGAAAAGGCACTAAATATGTTTTGGTAAAAGGAGGACATGGACAGGGAAAACAGGTACATGACTATCTCTTTTCATATCAGAATGAAGAAATGTGCTTTATGTCCACAAGAATTCATTCTCCTAACACACATGGAACAGGCTGTACTCTCTCCTCCGCTATTGCCTGCTTTCTTGCTCATGGATTGGAAACTAAAATAGCCGTAGAAAAAGCCATTGAATTTGTGCATAAAGCCATAGAAACAGCCCCGGATTTAGGAAAAGGACACGGACCCTTAAATCATTTATGGAAAAATGAAGTAATTTGA
- a CDS encoding MFS transporter, which yields MGIDTVLYFRLSAMMFLEFAVWGAWAPVLASYLINDLKLSGKQTGWIYATLWLACIISPFLGGQIADRYLATEYFLGGVHLIGGICLLYAAYQRKFMPLFILMFIYSLLYAPTLALVNSLMFSNITNPDAVAPRIRVWGTIGWIAAGWLLTVMRNVGNPENNKKYSDCLFIAGIMSVILGLYCFTLPHTPPPDKPGNPLAFLEAFQLMKEPYFLVFLIISFIVTTELQFYYVPTAPFLQDIGVRSSNVPAIMTIAQIAEIVGMAVLLPLAMAKLGIQWVLVIGVVAWPLRYVIFAMMKPVWLVIASLSFHGIGYTFFFFAGQMFVDKVAPPDIRASAQALIAVATLGLGNFIGTQFTGIILDFFKDDEGNFKWRPIFLIPCVLTIACAIAFLIFFHPPATVGAGN from the coding sequence GTGGGAATTGATACTGTTTTGTATTTTCGGTTGAGTGCCATGATGTTTCTTGAATTTGCAGTTTGGGGAGCATGGGCACCGGTATTAGCCTCTTATCTAATTAATGACCTGAAACTGTCCGGGAAACAAACGGGCTGGATATATGCAACCTTATGGCTTGCATGTATAATTTCTCCCTTTTTAGGAGGGCAGATTGCAGACCGTTATCTTGCGACGGAATATTTCCTTGGTGGTGTTCATTTAATCGGTGGCATTTGCTTGCTATATGCCGCTTATCAACGCAAATTTATGCCCTTATTTATTTTGATGTTTATCTATTCATTGCTTTATGCCCCTACTTTAGCATTGGTAAATTCCCTCATGTTCAGCAACATTACCAATCCGGATGCAGTGGCTCCCAGAATTCGTGTTTGGGGGACTATTGGCTGGATTGCCGCAGGCTGGCTATTAACTGTAATGCGAAATGTTGGGAACCCGGAAAACAATAAAAAATATTCGGATTGCCTTTTCATTGCAGGGATTATGTCTGTAATTTTAGGTTTATATTGCTTTACCTTACCTCATACCCCGCCACCCGACAAGCCGGGAAATCCTCTGGCGTTTTTAGAAGCCTTCCAATTAATGAAAGAACCGTATTTCCTTGTTTTCTTAATTATCTCTTTCATTGTTACCACAGAATTGCAATTCTATTATGTTCCTACCGCACCCTTCCTTCAAGATATTGGTGTCCGTAGTTCCAATGTGCCTGCTATTATGACGATAGCCCAAATTGCAGAAATCGTCGGTATGGCAGTACTTCTTCCTCTTGCAATGGCAAAATTAGGAATTCAATGGGTTCTGGTTATTGGAGTAGTTGCCTGGCCCTTGCGTTATGTAATTTTTGCAATGATGAAACCTGTATGGCTGGTTATTGCTTCACTATCGTTTCATGGAATTGGCTATACCTTTTTCTTCTTTGCGGGTCAAATGTTTGTGGACAAAGTAGCCCCGCCAGATATCCGCGCCTCTGCTCAAGCTCTTATTGCTGTTGCAACATTAGGATTAGGTAACTTTATTGGCACCCAGTTTACAGGTATTATATTGGATTTCTTCAAAGATGATGAAGGAAACTTCAAATGGCGACCCATTTTCCTGATTCCCTGTGTATTAACAATTGCCTGTGCAATTGCATTCTTAATCTTCTTCCATCCTCCTGCAACGGTTGGAGCAGGAAATTAA
- the lexA gene encoding transcriptional repressor LexA, whose amino-acid sequence MSEKELTHRQKEVLKCIRDFQEQLHYSPSILEICERLRIRSTNGVAGHIRALIRKGYVERSSKARSLKLTTRAQWLFQSLDNRMVPLLGRISAGSPFYVEENVEQMIPFNPNRKTDGVFALKVTGESMIEAGIFDGDIIFVDSKKIAHSGDIVVALINDEVTVKKFYPREKFIELKPANRKMKPIRVPANQVIIQGVVIGLQRNYE is encoded by the coding sequence ATGTCTGAAAAAGAACTTACTCATCGGCAAAAAGAGGTTCTGAAATGTATTCGGGACTTTCAAGAACAGTTACACTACTCTCCATCTATTTTAGAGATATGCGAACGATTGCGGATTCGTTCTACAAATGGGGTAGCGGGGCACATTCGAGCATTAATCCGCAAAGGATATGTAGAACGGTCTTCTAAGGCTCGAAGTTTGAAATTAACAACACGAGCCCAATGGCTTTTTCAATCCTTAGATAATCGAATGGTTCCTTTACTGGGCCGTATTTCTGCAGGGTCTCCTTTTTATGTAGAAGAAAATGTTGAACAGATGATACCGTTTAATCCCAATCGCAAAACGGATGGAGTGTTTGCGTTAAAAGTAACTGGTGAAAGTATGATAGAAGCAGGAATTTTTGATGGAGACATTATTTTTGTAGATTCAAAAAAGATTGCCCATTCCGGCGATATTGTAGTCGCATTAATTAACGACGAAGTCACCGTAAAAAAGTTTTATCCCCGAGAGAAATTTATCGAACTAAAACCTGCCAATCGCAAAATGAAACCTATCCGTGTTCCTGCAAATCAGGTTATTATTCAGGGTGTTGTTATCGGTCTTCAACGGAACTATGAATAA
- a CDS encoding glycosyltransferase family 2 protein, translating to MNNPLVRVLILNWNGKEHLEECFSSLVEGCQREDVEFVLLDNASTDESVSFVREQFCNDPRVVVECLDKNYGWSGGNNRGIIKSIENGAKYIFLLNNDTQVERNCIDNLLEMSEANPDIGGLAPKMLLYNQPWLLNSVGLECSIIGAAWDRGLGRVDTERWNKVVEIVGICGGAMWLKSEVLTKTGYLPEEFSIYLDDLDLCLRIWDTGYRILTCPNAVVHHKFSATWEGSTEKVQHKYFLNTRNRFYLMERNFPVSKIFNILFWTKWGEMKALGNAIRKAEFWRIQKHIQSWIEAIRYIPEARRWKKEMATRNQKHKNLPPYWHLIQKKTLFCPDIELPVKGWYKPIYIDGKKFFPMSKYAEIEHKGGDFSFLCGNISSEKTEIHIDIKWNGEVVGNIRTEGLKKYTFDLPAGVIVFEAKKILEAEQIGKNYDVGAWFQFESLLPL from the coding sequence ATGAACAATCCTTTGGTGCGTGTTTTGATATTAAATTGGAATGGGAAAGAACATCTGGAAGAATGTTTTTCATCTCTGGTTGAGGGGTGTCAGCGTGAGGATGTAGAGTTTGTTCTTTTAGACAATGCCAGTACGGATGAATCCGTATCTTTTGTGCGAGAACAGTTCTGCAACGACCCGCGTGTGGTTGTGGAATGTTTAGATAAAAATTATGGTTGGTCGGGGGGAAATAATCGGGGAATTATAAAATCTATTGAGAACGGTGCAAAATATATCTTTTTATTAAATAATGATACCCAAGTAGAGCGTAATTGCATTGATAACTTGCTTGAAATGTCTGAAGCCAATCCTGATATTGGTGGATTGGCTCCGAAAATGCTCCTTTATAATCAGCCATGGCTCCTAAATTCCGTAGGATTGGAATGTTCCATCATAGGTGCTGCGTGGGACCGTGGACTGGGTCGCGTAGATACAGAGCGGTGGAATAAAGTAGTCGAAATTGTTGGAATTTGCGGCGGTGCTATGTGGTTAAAGTCAGAGGTTTTAACTAAAACGGGGTATTTGCCGGAGGAATTTTCGATTTACCTTGACGACCTGGATTTATGTTTGCGTATTTGGGACACAGGCTATCGTATATTAACCTGCCCGAATGCTGTCGTTCATCATAAATTCAGTGCTACCTGGGAAGGTTCTACAGAAAAGGTTCAACATAAGTATTTTTTGAATACACGAAATCGTTTTTATCTTATGGAACGAAATTTTCCTGTGAGTAAGATTTTTAACATATTGTTCTGGACGAAATGGGGAGAAATGAAGGCTTTAGGTAATGCTATTCGAAAAGCAGAATTCTGGCGGATACAGAAACACATTCAGTCTTGGATTGAAGCAATCCGATATATACCGGAAGCACGAAGATGGAAAAAAGAAATGGCAACAAGAAATCAAAAACATAAAAATTTGCCTCCTTACTGGCATTTAATACAGAAAAAAACTTTATTTTGTCCGGATATCGAACTTCCCGTTAAGGGTTGGTATAAACCCATTTATATCGACGGGAAAAAATTCTTTCCCATGAGTAAATATGCAGAAATAGAACATAAAGGAGGAGACTTTTCTTTTCTATGTGGAAATATTTCTTCAGAAAAAACGGAAATTCATATTGATATAAAATGGAATGGAGAAGTTGTAGGAAATATTAGAACGGAAGGATTAAAAAAATACACTTTTGATTTGCCTGCAGGCGTAATAGTATTTGAAGCAAAAAAAATATTGGAAGCAGAACAAATAGGGAAAAATTACGATGTAGGAGCTTGGTTTCAGTTTGAAAGTTTACTTCCTTTGTAG